The following DNA comes from Brassica oleracea var. oleracea cultivar TO1000 chromosome C5, BOL, whole genome shotgun sequence.
TCACTAGCATTGATCTGCAAAATAACACAGGTTGAATCAAACCTAACAAACTAGAACGGAAGAATGAGAATCATGCACATAGAGAAATGGAGCAGCAGCAGAGGTAAATAATGAAGAACCATTTCTTTCAGGAATGATAACATGGACATTAATCAATGTACTCAATGCAAACCAATAAAAAATTAAACAACGATATGCCCCAGCTTATACATAAGAGAAATTATGAATTTGGCTTGTAAAGGAATGGGTATAGAAGAATACCTCAACAACGCGATATCCACAATGCTTAGCTGCAACATGAGCAAGCGTAGTCTTTCCAAGCCCTGGGGGACCACAGAGCAGAAGGATCTACAACAGCAGTGAAATTAAAAATTTACAGCCGATTCATACTAATGGTTTTAGTATAGACAATGAAAAACAGCTTATTAAGAAAAAATTGAAGTCTAAATCAGTTTATCACACCTTCTGCTCTGGAGGACCGATAAGTTTTGACTTTTTGTTCCGCAAGTCATGATTATCTGTAGCGTTGCTGTCACTCACGTCTGAATTTTTAGGAAATGAAGAACCATCTTTACCCCATCTGTTGAACTGTTTTTTCCTTGTAAAAGCTGAATCTGATTTTTGACGATGACTTGGTGTAGAATGCCGTTTCAAAGCTGACAATACTTCATCCGTCGTGCTCCTAATTTCAGATCCAAAAACAGAAGCATCCCACTGCTTAAGCCATAACAGAACCTGCAAAGAACATCTAGAAACATCAACTACTGATTCTTGATTCATCTAATTTACCAAGAATCTTTACAAAATACCTCCCGATTGGTCTGCTCATCACTGAGAAGCTCAGTAAACGAGCTCGGAGAATATTTGTCCACCCATAGCCTTTCATGCATTACAGATGTTTCTGCAGCAATGGTTTCATTCTGATCCTCGGAACTAGCTTGCAAGACCTTCAACGTTAAAACATATACTGTTTAGGAAGGAACATAATTATCATCCATTCAAATACTCCGCAAACAAAAATTAATAAGAAACTCACCTTGTTAAATGCCTCTTTCTCTGATTGTTCTAGAAGAACACTGATGGGATCTTTGATAAGACCTACAAAAGGTTAAATAATGCTAAATTAGAGGAAAATAGAGTTCTTGCCGGAAGATTGTCTAGAGTGAAATTCTTCTCGCATACACAACTATGATGAGCCTAAGATCAACAAATAACATATTCTAAAGCTAGACTGAATATATAACCTATGTCCAACTAAAATCAATAAAGCTTAATTGAAAACTTGGTACCATTGGACTTGGCTTTCACATCCAACTTCTTCACATCTTCATCTCCCAAAGCTCGGTTGAATTTAGCATAAACCCTATCTCCTCCGTCCGGGGCCGTAATCGGAAAACACTCCCCGTCTATCTCAGAAGCGTATCTGAACATTCCAATAACGAAATTACTAAAATAGTCAAATAAAATTCACGACTCGGTGATGTCTCGTGAAGAGTAGTAACCTGGACAAAATAGTCTCCTGAGGAATGATAACCTCTTCTTCCTCCTCCATAACATGTGCCACTTTCTTAACCGGCGGTGGCCGTAACCATTCCTCGTCTTCCACCTCCACCCGATTATTATCATCGATTTTGCTTCTCTTCTCCGCGGCTGGAGAAGAGTCTTCGTCAATCGGATCGGACACTACACTCCTGGGTCGTTTACAGCCGTTGATATCGGGAGATTCCGATCGCCGGAGATTAGCCTCCCGTTCTTCTTCTTTTTCCTCGATTGGGTAAGGATACGGCGCCTCCTCGAAGTTTAGGTAGTCATCATCTTCTTCTTCTTCGGGATAGTAAGAGTTGGCTTCGAGAAGCTCAAGCTCCTCCGGTAATGGGATATCGAATTCCATTTCCAGATCTGATCGGAACCTTGCGGGGAAGTGGCAAAATCGGAATCTGATGGTGAGCTTAAGCGGGAATGAGACAGAGTTTTTAGCGGGAAAACTCTCAAAGTAGGTTTTAAGGCCCATTTAAGTTTTAGGCCCAAAAAAGGCTTTGTGAAATGTGCAACATTTAAAAAAATCAACCGACAAAATGATTTTAAGACACAGAGATCGTCTTGTGTCATGTCCTGTGCCTCGATTGGTTTAGAATATTTATGGGAATATAGAATTTGAGCTACGAGTCTAATGATTATAAGTATTATTATATAAACATTTGAACTTTGATGACCTAAGGTCAACAACAATCATTTATAGTAATCATTTTATTATCATCTACACCACAAGCAGTCATCAGTCCACAAAATCATTTTAATAGTTTTAGATCTCTCTTAAGGGATCAAGCAATATAGCAAACGTGGCTTACATATATATATATATATATGTCTATCTATACAAAAACCAATTCAAGCAGAAACATTAGAAGGATGATGATGATGACAGGACAATAAAGGGTAAAAGGCAGTACGATCATGTACCGAGTGAGAAAGATCTCAAGAGAGTTTTGAATTTCAACACTTGAAGCCATGGCAAACTGAGAGCACGATTATGAGAATCAGAGCGATGATGATGGCGAGAACTATGAGTTTTATCTTCATGTTCTGAAGCCACATCTTCCTTCTCATCTGCGTCCCCGTTGTTCTGAAGTCTTGTGCCTGCAGCAGACCGAGATTTAATCAAACACAGAGAGATAAGACAATCTGGTGAACCAGCTCTTATTATGTATTATTAAGTACGCAGGAGATAACAGCATCAGAGTCTAACCTGTGAGCGAAGGTTCTCGGTTTTGTCCACCAGAAGCTCAATTTTCTCACCACGGTCAAGAACCTGCATATGAATTCAAGTTTCATATATACTCGTTTAACAGCAAAAACATGTACTACATTGGTAAAGACGTGATGCACTGACTAGACAACAAAACAAGTGATTTCAGTAGATTTGTAATTACTAGAAAAGCTTGCAAAAGGAAAGGGACAGATTCGAAACCTTCTCGATGTTTTCCATCATAACACCCTTAACTTCAGACACTTGAGCCTTCACCTTAGCAAGCTTGCTAATCTCATCAGGATGATCCATACAATACTGCATGTGCTCTTTCAGCTTAGACCTTCAAAAGTAACCAAACAAAAAAAAAAAAGAGTCAGTCCAAAGAGTAGTGTAGAAACAAAAAAAAACACACAAAAGAAGAGAGAACACACCCGAACTCTTTATTCAAGCTGTTAGCCTGAGCAGTAGCAGCCTTTCCCCCACCATATCTCTTGTTAAAATCCTCCTTCACTCTTTCCAAAAACGCCATCGGAATCTGCCTCCCAGCAGATTCAACCGCAACAACACAATAGGCTGCACAACAAAATAACACAATCAAAACTGATATGGTTGGTTACAGCCAAAAAGTATCGTTACATATCAATATTGGTTCTCTTCCACCAAATAAACCACAGATCTATCGGAAAATAAGCAATAAAAATTAAAAAAAAAACAATCTGTATAGATCTAACACCCTAAAAGCTTGTACAAATCTACAAGAGACGATATAGATATAACTCGCGGTGAACATTCAAAAAATGAAACGGTAAATATGACTTACTGAATCCATCTTCGACGAGGTAGTTGAAGGTGTGACCGTCGCAGTTGTAGGTGAACTTGTTGTTGGAAGACGGGAGCTTCTGGAGGCACTGAGCAGCGATTGAAGTGAAGTTGCCTTTGAAATTTGTGAACTCCACGAGGATCACCGTCCCGCGAGCCACGAAACTGTAGATCAACGACTGTTGTTGCGACATCTTTTCAAATCCCTTAGATCCTCGATTCGACTCGATCCAGAGAACTTTATAAGGGCTGTCGCGTTAAAACTACAGATCTATTAAGACTAAACAACAACGAAACGAGGTGAGAAAAGGAGACGAAACAAAAGTAGAAAAGGAGTCAAGGGTAAACTAGTCATTTGCCTACGAGAATTAAATGACTGGACAACAATTTCAAAATGGAAAGACCAAATCTCGAGATATTTTGACCCATTTTGTTACCCGGATCAGGCCAAGCAGCTCGTGGACCCTGCGGATGGCAAACATCGTAATTTCATGTCATTTTATGTCCCGTAGTCGACGAGAAGCACAGAGTCTTGTCTTTTTCTAAATCCACCATGCACTGATCGCAGACTTAGATTAGCCACCATTGATCACAGTCTTTGCTTTAAAGAGTAACTTGTATCATATCGTATGATCATTTAACAAAACCTTACCTTACGTCCTGGTTTAGACAGAAACATCCACGCGTCCCATGATCAAACTTTTGTTTTCACGTGTTCCATGACGTTCTGGCAACAATCAAACTTGAACATCAAATAATTAAAAGTTTTGTATTTTAATAGTTAGGTTGCGGTTAGAACTTAAAAGGACTGGTTGGTGATATTGGAATGCAATTAAAGTTCAAGTTGTTGCACGATTGTCATTGAACACTCTTTAAGTAACATGCATACAATTATTTCTTTAGCTTTAAATTTTGTATCTGTAAATCGCACGAGCCAGATCATACGAATTGAATGTAGTAACTCAAAAATCCTATATAAAAATACAATTTATCTTGAAATGTTTTCAGTATTTACACTTACCGTATTCAGCTTGTATGGTTGGTCAGAAACTATATACGGGCCTACAAACAATGCACGTTTTCTTGTAATTAGTTTTGTTATTTTGAAATTTGAACGAGATAACACTGTTTGTTCTGCATGTGTTTTAGCATGATTCATGCATGTCCTTGTTGGAGCACATGCAAAATTGCGTGGATCATCCTGATGAGATTAGCAAACTTGCTGTGGTGAAGGCTCAGAATGATTATGATGGAGAAAACTGAGAAAATTATAAATCTTTTTTACTTATCCTGTGGCCAACCTCTAATATGCTGAATGTGTGTGGTTTTTCTCCGATTCAGTTCTATGGCAGGTCCTTGACTCTGGTGACAAAACTGAGAACCTTCGCTCACAGGTTAGTAAACAACACACATATATATTTTTACAGCATAGACACTACATATAAACACACACCTGAATGAAGTGATAACATACATACATGCTCCTCTTTTTTCTGAATGCCTTCAAGGGCCCAAGATTTTAGAATACAAGGAACAAAGATGAAAAGAAAAATGTGGCTTGACAACAAAGATTAAGCTAGTAGTTCTTGGCATCATCATTGCTTCAATTCTCATCATCATCTTGTCAGTTTGTCATGG
Coding sequences within:
- the LOC106343797 gene encoding vesicle-associated membrane protein 721-like; protein product: MSQQQSLIYSFVARGTVILVEFTNFKGNFTSIAAQCLQKLPSSNNKFTYNCDGHTFNYLVEDGFTYCVVAVESAGRQIPMAFLERVKEDFNKRYGGGKAATAQANSLNKEFGSKLKEHMQYCMDHPDEISKLAKVKAQVSEVKGVMMENIEKVLDRGEKIELLVDKTENLRSQAQDFRTTGTQMRRKMWLQNMKIKLIVLAIIIALILIIVLSVCHGFKC